The stretch of DNA aatttaatttattatcttaaaaataaaaaatctacttagtaatttttatcaaataaaaaatataaaatgataatAGTTTACAGAGATTGACCATTAATGCAatgattaatatatttttttcactaaGCTATTATTATTACAAGTTCTAAGGCCATCTTCAATGCAAGTAACCTGTAGTGTTATCTGTTTGGCCCACTAACTATTTTtcatacaatttaaaaataacttatttaatatataagagaacaataataataattaaaaaaacaataattgttataaatattaataattatgtggatgtccaaattttttatttattaccatgaattgtaatcaacattcctcttttccttagtttccctttttcttagtttcttaatatctcacttttgtatttgtataaataggaattcaccccattggaatagaaaactcagaaattctcattcactttctctttctctcttcatcttcttcttctttcttctcatctactttatattattttatattattttataacaataataacttatttaataactatttttcatattttttacttattttttaatatttccattaaataatttttttaaaagaaaaaaaaaacatatattttcacATATTGTACAAAAAAATCATTGTAATTTCCACTAAGTAaacaaataattatatgtaaccctttattttattttttattgttgataaattacaaaaattgtattttcaaaATGAATATGTGTAACATATAATCTTatcataattttcaaaaataagtaaatataccaaaaaaataattattataaagatattttcataaataaaataacaaagaaattgcaaaaaataCCAATCTACAGTTGTTTTCAAAACATGTTATGAGcacaacatgaaaataatatttacaaaattaaaaaaaaataaaaaaaatagcattttagaccctgtgttttgtaaaattgaacattctgttttgttaaatgacaaaatggactctgaattttctaaaatagtacaaataggaccctgaactgattttttgtcaaaataaaatttaataataattcgatcaaaaggtgttatgacaaaactgtttacatttttctgtatctgttcgtgttagaaattatctttaagttatttatattaaaaaaaaattgtcaaaaattaagttcagagtcctatttttaccattttggaaaatacataaTTCATTTtgccatttaacaaaacagatggtctaattggtaacttttgcaaaacatgaggtccaaaatggtatttaccctaaaaaaaatcacattgtatacctattttattttacttgctttaatttttacctttatCTCCAcattctttaagatatacctACTTTTATAGATATTGTTCATATTATACTCCTtaagttaatgtaaattatgcgCTAGACTCAAGTGAAAAGTGAGGATATATTAGGTAACACTCACAAAAGTGAgtacattttaataaaatataatatgaaagtatttttaattaatggatATAAACTAGAGGTATTACTCAACTTATAATAATAGAGTTAGccaattttttgttgaaaacaaaaaaaaaatgaaaatggatTCTTTTTAGTTAATTTCATGTTATGTTTCTTAATGGAAATGTACACAAATTTGGTAAAttcaaacttaaaattatattatcatgtaaaaaaaaaaaaaaaaaaaaaaggaaaacttacaaaaatactggaatttgagttaacttttacaaaaatactgtcacacggaaatattttcaaaaataccgtgtttttataaaacaccagtaaaacacaaagcagaacaactcaaaacaacagtagaacactaataaaataccagtagaacaccagtgaaaacttaacacagtatactgcagtatgaaacttataaaaaaaacacagtaaaaaagtaaaaaataccgcctgacagtatttttgtaaaaaaataataaaagttagtacatcatgtaaatttccccaaaaaaaaaagccacaaaaataaataaattaaagtaaaCTCATGAaaccattttctttctctaaattgTTAAACAATTAACAcaattaatatacaattttacaATCAAAtctatcaataataatattcataaccaacaaacttttttttttccaaatcaaagaattaataagaacaaaaaataaaaatgaatagtactttttttgacaatttttttccCTATGATTAAACTACAATTTCTTTTGGTATGTTAGGTCTATACTCAAGAGACTCTTCACCAAGCAAAAGTGCTCTCAAAATTGCTTCACACAAACCATTATAATGCACAATCAAATGTCCACCATCAACAACTTCATGATACTTAATCCAAGGCAACTTACTTGAAACATATCTTTGTAGCTCAAATGGCACAACTTTATCCTCATAACCTTGCCAAATATGTACACAACTTCGATTCTCATTAGGAAATGGATTCCTTAGCTCCATTGGATCGAAACCCCATTCGCTATaagcaacaacaaaatcacCACGAAGAGTATCGAAAACACCCTTGTGTTGTAACTTCTCCTGTTtaaaacaaacaaatcaaaagaaaaacataaaCTTTTGTTACATGCCTAGTCTGCCTTAGCCCAGAACCGATCATGCTTTTTGTTACTTTAAACATAAGAAAAGATCATTCCACACATAAGTTTTCAATGGTTACCGGTGTGAGCATTGGAAATCCCTTGGTTTTTTTGAGGGCATCGATATCTCTGCTGTTGAACAGTACTGGTTTTCGGTTCATAACAGAAGAAGTTGTTGGTAACCATTTTTGAGTTACCAACCAATATAGCAATCCAGGGACATAGTTAGCCATCCAAACTCCACATTGAACAAGTTTTCGCCTATAATCATCTTTGATTAGCTTTCGGGGAAAAGAAGGCCATTTATAATTCACTATCGGGACAACAAAAGCAACACCTGATAGCCTGCAATCAAAGCTGAGTTACAACACAATCAATTGAGAAAAAGCATAAAGCAGTAGAGTTTTGTTTATTTGCCTTTCGGGTATGTATTTGAGGCAACTCCAAGTTGGATATGACCCCATTGAAACTCCAATGACATAAAATTTAGACCCTATTTGTAACTGATCAGCTAGTTCTTGAATGTCTAGTGCTTCACTCTTGACAGAATGTTTCGGGTTTGGATCGCTTTCTCCATACCCTGCTCGGTCATATAGCAAGAAATATATCCCAAGCTCATCTACCAGATCCTGAAAACTAAAACCACATTGAATTTCACTTCTTTTCAAACCAGTATAACAACTCATTATCCCATCCTAAACTACTAAACTAAGTcaggtttggatgaatttactCAAATCTACATTCAATGATATGATACATTTGTGTACATTTCTCCAAGCATAATCATATTGGGTAAATTTCTATGAGATTTTCATACTAAAAAAAGTCAGCTTTTACAAAACttttaactcaaaatcaacatTCAATGATGTGTTAGTACATTGTGTGGAATATACCTTCTTATATGGGTACATTTCCATCAGATTTTCATGCTCAAAAAAAGTCAACTTTACATGAATTTACTCAAAATCTACATTATGTGGTAgttcaattaaaaagaaaacaaaaaaccaGAACATTTCTATCAGATTTTCAAGCTCAAAAAGGTCAGCTTTACATGAAAAAGACACACCATTTcccccaaaaaataaaaattgaacctTTTTCAAAGTAACCCATATCTCAAAACAAGAGAAAAAGTTCATAACTCAGATTCAGAAATGAGAAATAAAGAAAAGGGCATTGAAAACATTACTTGAGGAGCTAAAAAGTTCATATCTTTAGAACTTCCAAAGCCATGAACAATAATGATCTTGTAATTTGATCTGGTTTTGGGGACACCCTTTTCTTTATAAGCCAAAAATCTTCCATCTTTCAATCTAATTCTTTGGGAAATTATTGGATGAGaagaatcatcatcatcaccatcaatATGTGGAGATGGAGATTGATGAGTAGCCATGAAAATAATACCCAAAACACCAATCACCACTCTCAGAGCTGTTCTTGAAACAAGACCTGATTTTTAACCAATAATAATAACTACAAGACTATAAAAATTTATGGGCAATCAATATTTTCCCGGAAAGTGAAAGAAAATGGCCAAGAATTTTTGCTCACCTGACATTATTAGTACAGCAGAAATTTCTCCCTTTAATTTGACTTCAAACagagttttttttgtttttgcttGTCTGGCTttttactattaaaaaatacacatttatttatttttttcaaatcaaatagatgaagtatatataattatatatattaccactaataataaaaaataaaaaataaataaaaattgagtttGGGTTTATACCTAAGCATGAGAATATTCTTGTAGTTTTTCCAATTTAAATGggattttcttgtatttatcCAAAACATTTCTTGTCCCATTGAATGTCTTCTATTCTAGTCAAATTCAATTTCATGTAaacttatatttatttattattattttgtctaaaaaaatgaaaagaaaaatgtgatttttattggaaaaaaaaaaagaaaatttacacaatatacttaaaaacgaaaaaaaatttaatattttttacgattttttttatttatattttacggatttatatttttcaaatatttttttatgttgttcaacattatattata from Cannabis sativa cultivar Pink pepper isolate KNU-18-1 chromosome 2, ASM2916894v1, whole genome shotgun sequence encodes:
- the LOC115718395 gene encoding uncharacterized protein LOC115718395 isoform X2 gives rise to the protein MGSYPTWSCLKYIPERLSGVAFVVPIVNYKWPSFPRKLIKDDYRRKLVQCGVWMANYVPGLLYWLVTQKWLPTTSSVMNRKPVLFNSRDIDALKKTKGFPMLTPEKLQHKGVFDTLRGDFVVAYSEWGFDPMELRNPFPNENRSCVHIWQGYEDKVVPFELQRYVSSKLPWIKYHEVVDGGHLIVHYNGLCEAILRALLLGEESLEYRPNIPKEIVV
- the LOC115718395 gene encoding uncharacterized protein LOC115718395 isoform X1; this encodes MSGLVSRTALRVVIGVLGIIFMATHQSPSPHIDGDDDDSSHPIISQRIRLKDGRFLAYKEKGVPKTRSNYKIIIVHGFGSSKDMNFLAPQDLVDELGIYFLLYDRAGYGESDPNPKHSVKSEALDIQELADQLQIGSKFYVIGVSMGSYPTWSCLKYIPERLSGVAFVVPIVNYKWPSFPRKLIKDDYRRKLVQCGVWMANYVPGLLYWLVTQKWLPTTSSVMNRKPVLFNSRDIDALKKTKGFPMLTPEKLQHKGVFDTLRGDFVVAYSEWGFDPMELRNPFPNENRSCVHIWQGYEDKVVPFELQRYVSSKLPWIKYHEVVDGGHLIVHYNGLCEAILRALLLGEESLEYRPNIPKEIVV